One Chordicoccus furentiruminis DNA window includes the following coding sequences:
- a CDS encoding Hpt domain-containing protein produces MTLRECYETVGGSYDRVVERLGSAALVDKYIRRVPGDRSYQMLLDAMAAHREEEAFRAAHTLKGFCLTLGLDDLASSAGELTEALRHGRTPEADGLLRKVTADYERTVRAIAQLPARKESAGHI; encoded by the coding sequence ATGACACTCAGGGAGTGTTATGAGACAGTGGGCGGCAGCTATGACCGGGTCGTGGAACGGCTCGGATCCGCCGCCCTGGTGGATAAATACATCCGCCGGGTTCCGGGGGACCGGAGCTATCAGATGCTTCTGGATGCGATGGCAGCGCATCGGGAAGAGGAAGCCTTTCGGGCGGCGCATACGCTGAAGGGCTTCTGCCTTACACTGGGGCTGGATGACCTCGCGTCATCCGCAGGCGAGCTGACCGAAGCGCTCCGTCACGGGCGGACGCCGGAGGCGGACGGTCTGCTGCGGAAAGTGACGGCGGACTATGAGCGGACGGTGCGCGCGATCGCGCAGCTGCCGGCCCGAAAGGAAAGCGCGGGACATATATGA
- a CDS encoding ABC transporter ATP-binding protein, whose protein sequence is MSDNVIEVDGLSFRINNAQILSQVSLSVERHEFVGLIGPNGSGKSTLLKHIYRHYQPGKATVYLNGEDIARKKPKEIAREMAVVAQENNPDFDFTVFEMLMIARYAHKKIFDRDSRDDEEVCDRALAIVGLSDTKRRSFLSLSGGEKQRIYLAMAFAQESELILLDEPTNHLDIGYQLSMMEVLRSFREKTVFTSVHDMNLAAWYCDRLLLLNHGKIIRVGTPEEVLTPELIRNVFHVNAAVNRRPEDGRIQISYLSYIRS, encoded by the coding sequence ATGTCGGACAACGTAATCGAGGTGGATGGACTCAGCTTTCGCATCAATAACGCTCAGATTCTCTCTCAGGTTTCTCTTTCTGTTGAGCGGCATGAGTTTGTCGGCCTGATCGGACCAAATGGTTCCGGAAAATCAACATTACTGAAGCATATCTACCGTCATTATCAGCCCGGGAAAGCGACCGTCTATCTTAACGGCGAGGATATTGCCCGGAAGAAACCGAAGGAAATCGCCCGGGAGATGGCGGTGGTCGCGCAGGAGAATAATCCGGACTTTGATTTTACTGTGTTTGAAATGCTGATGATAGCCCGCTATGCGCACAAGAAGATATTTGACCGGGACAGCCGGGATGACGAAGAGGTATGTGACAGAGCGCTCGCGATCGTCGGCCTTTCTGATACAAAAAGAAGAAGTTTTCTCAGCTTGTCCGGCGGGGAGAAGCAGCGAATCTACCTGGCGATGGCATTTGCTCAGGAAAGCGAACTGATTCTTCTGGATGAACCGACCAATCACCTGGACATAGGATACCAGCTTTCGATGATGGAAGTGCTGAGATCATTTCGCGAAAAGACCGTCTTCACCTCCGTCCATGATATGAACCTGGCCGCATGGTACTGCGACCGGCTTCTGCTCCTGAACCACGGCAAGATCATCCGTGTGGGTACGCCTGAGGAGGTTCTGACACCGGAGCTGATCCGGAATGTCTTTCATGTCAACGCTGCCGTGAACCGGCGGCCGGAAGACGGCCGGATTCAGATTTCGTATCTGTCTTATATCCGATCATAG
- a CDS encoding D-alanyl-D-alanine carboxypeptidase family protein: protein MNGKKGTRAVRRLCALMAAVFVFTAAGGAAALAADPATASAAASAGASAASGAASQSDGSAGTSSAADQSKIPLTNLLPDWPQYTETLNEASAVLIDADTGGILYSLNRDEIRYPASTTKIMTALLTLEHCKLNDTVTMKEGTVHCTDGSTNAATVEGETFTVEQCLYMLLLKSANDIAVQLGIKVAGSTEAFADMMNERAEQIGCTDTHFVNASGMPDSDHYTTAYDLALIMQECLKNKTFRKIISTTEYTVPATNKTAEERVYPNHNLLIQPASKFYYQYDIGGKTGFTKAAWRTLVTAAEKDGRTLIAVTMRGPDQTDFSDAKKLFEYGFSRFANQELNGVQVTLPAGMGTDQVEQSHEKRGDGTAELISTYHKLTVGRKTLTESEAKKTAAAAETPAESGTLTKTAGRTALPVLLAVFAVLVAGIIVVGVQLFRGRKD from the coding sequence ATGAACGGAAAGAAAGGAACACGGGCGGTGCGGCGGCTCTGCGCGCTGATGGCGGCGGTGTTTGTCTTCACGGCGGCAGGCGGCGCGGCGGCGCTGGCCGCGGATCCGGCAACCGCTTCCGCGGCCGCGTCAGCGGGGGCATCCGCAGCCTCCGGCGCCGCTTCGCAGTCGGACGGCAGCGCGGGAACATCCTCCGCTGCGGATCAGTCGAAGATTCCGCTTACGAATCTGCTGCCGGACTGGCCGCAGTATACGGAAACGCTGAACGAAGCGAGCGCGGTACTGATCGACGCGGATACGGGCGGGATCCTCTACTCGCTGAATCGGGATGAGATCCGTTATCCGGCCAGCACGACGAAGATCATGACCGCCCTGCTGACGCTGGAGCACTGCAAGCTGAACGATACGGTCACGATGAAGGAAGGCACGGTGCACTGCACGGACGGCAGCACCAATGCGGCGACGGTGGAAGGCGAGACGTTTACGGTAGAGCAGTGCCTCTATATGCTGCTGCTGAAATCTGCCAACGACATCGCGGTCCAGCTCGGTATCAAGGTGGCCGGCAGCACGGAGGCGTTCGCCGATATGATGAACGAGCGCGCGGAGCAGATCGGCTGCACCGACACGCATTTTGTGAACGCCAGCGGAATGCCGGATTCGGATCACTACACAACGGCGTATGATCTGGCGCTGATCATGCAGGAGTGTCTGAAGAACAAGACGTTCCGGAAGATCATCTCCACGACGGAATATACGGTGCCGGCCACCAACAAGACGGCGGAGGAACGGGTCTATCCGAACCACAACCTGCTGATCCAGCCGGCCAGCAAGTTCTATTACCAGTACGATATCGGAGGCAAGACCGGCTTCACGAAGGCGGCCTGGCGGACGCTGGTGACGGCGGCGGAGAAGGACGGCCGGACCCTGATCGCCGTGACGATGCGCGGACCGGATCAGACGGATTTTTCGGACGCGAAAAAGCTGTTCGAGTACGGATTCTCCCGGTTCGCGAATCAGGAGCTGAACGGCGTACAAGTCACGCTCCCGGCCGGTATGGGGACGGATCAGGTGGAGCAGTCGCATGAAAAGCGCGGCGACGGCACGGCGGAGCTGATCAGCACGTATCATAAGCTCACGGTGGGACGGAAGACTCTGACGGAGAGCGAAGCGAAGAAAACAGCTGCCGCGGCGGAGACACCGGCGGAGAGCGGCACACTGACAAAGACGGCGGGCCGGACGGCGCTGCCGGTGCTGCTGGCGGTCTTTGCGGTCCTGGTGGCAGGCATCATCGTCGTCGGCGTTCAGCTTTTCCGGGGGCGGAAGGACTGA
- the tadA gene encoding tRNA adenosine(34) deaminase TadA: MNTDETFMREALRQAKKAYALDETPIGCCIVYGGKIIARGYNRRNTDRNPLAHAEITAIRKASKVIGDWRLEECTLYVTLEPCPMCAGAIVQARVTNCVIGCMNPKAGCAGSVTDLLRMEGFNHRVNVTTGVMEEPCSELLKSFFRELREKSKRRHTSSEEDTARVI, from the coding sequence ATGAATACGGACGAGACATTCATGCGCGAAGCGCTGCGTCAGGCGAAGAAAGCCTATGCGCTGGACGAGACGCCGATCGGATGCTGTATCGTGTACGGGGGAAAGATCATCGCCCGGGGCTACAACCGGAGAAATACGGACCGCAATCCGCTGGCGCACGCCGAGATCACCGCGATCCGCAAGGCTTCGAAGGTGATCGGCGACTGGCGGCTCGAGGAATGCACCCTCTATGTGACGCTGGAGCCCTGCCCGATGTGCGCGGGGGCGATCGTGCAGGCGAGGGTAACGAACTGCGTGATCGGGTGCATGAACCCGAAGGCGGGCTGCGCCGGGTCGGTGACGGATCTGCTCCGGATGGAGGGCTTCAATCATCGGGTGAACGTGACGACCGGCGTGATGGAGGAGCCCTGCAGCGAACTGCTGAAGTCGTTTTTCCGCGAGCTTCGCGAGAAGTCGAAACGCAGACATACGTCATCAGAGGAAGACACGGCTCGTGTCATCTGA
- the pyk gene encoding pyruvate kinase gives MRRTKIICTIGPASESEEKLKALILAGMNVARFNFSHGSHEEHEAKFKRLRRIRIAMNMPTATLLDTKGPEIRLRNFKNGKVTLKRGDRFTLTTDQIIGDEHRAAISYPGLVHDVKKGSHILIDDGLIGLKVDEVKGHDILCTVENGGPVSDKKGVNVPDAELSMPFISEQDRSDIEFGCALGFDFIACSFTRTADDIRAVRKILDAHHSKMQVIAKIESTQGVRNIEEIMDVADGVMVARGDLGVEVPLEEVPVIQKRIINLAQRKGKIVITATQMLDSMIHNPRPTRAEATDVANAVYDGTTAVMLSGETAAGAYPVEAVQTMAKIARRAEEDINYLERRLSLLRNDAVARDETTAICHACCTVAEEIGAAAIITVTISGFTARRLSRLRPTVPVIACTTNARVACQTNLLYGVVPLIIGMEDSEDALFAAALARADMTGLVKKGDKIVLTAGLPLGSSGNTNMIRIIEV, from the coding sequence ATGCGCAGAACGAAGATTATCTGCACGATCGGTCCGGCGAGTGAGAGCGAGGAGAAGCTGAAGGCGCTGATTCTGGCGGGAATGAACGTCGCCCGCTTCAATTTTTCCCACGGCTCGCATGAGGAACACGAGGCAAAATTCAAACGGCTCCGCCGCATACGGATCGCGATGAATATGCCGACCGCGACGCTGCTGGACACAAAGGGGCCTGAGATCCGGCTCCGGAATTTCAAAAACGGAAAGGTGACGCTGAAGCGGGGCGACCGGTTCACACTGACAACGGACCAGATTATCGGCGATGAGCACCGGGCGGCCATCTCGTACCCCGGGCTGGTTCACGACGTGAAGAAGGGCAGTCACATTCTCATCGACGACGGTCTGATCGGGCTGAAGGTGGATGAGGTGAAGGGCCATGATATCCTCTGCACGGTGGAAAACGGCGGCCCTGTGTCGGACAAAAAAGGCGTCAATGTCCCGGACGCCGAGCTGTCGATGCCCTTCATCAGCGAGCAGGACCGCTCGGATATCGAGTTCGGCTGCGCACTGGGTTTTGATTTCATCGCCTGTTCCTTCACACGGACCGCGGACGATATCCGGGCCGTACGGAAGATTCTGGACGCTCATCACAGCAAGATGCAGGTGATCGCCAAGATCGAGAGCACGCAGGGCGTCCGCAACATCGAGGAGATCATGGACGTCGCGGACGGCGTGATGGTGGCGCGGGGCGATCTGGGCGTCGAGGTGCCGCTGGAGGAAGTGCCGGTGATCCAGAAGCGGATCATCAATCTCGCCCAGCGCAAAGGAAAGATCGTCATCACGGCGACCCAGATGCTGGATTCGATGATCCACAATCCGCGGCCGACCCGGGCGGAGGCCACGGATGTGGCCAACGCGGTGTACGACGGCACGACGGCGGTCATGCTGTCCGGTGAAACCGCGGCCGGGGCCTATCCGGTGGAAGCGGTTCAGACGATGGCGAAGATCGCGCGCCGCGCGGAGGAGGATATCAATTATCTCGAGCGGAGGCTGAGTCTGCTCCGCAACGATGCGGTGGCGCGTGACGAGACAACGGCAATCTGCCACGCCTGCTGCACGGTGGCCGAGGAGATCGGCGCGGCGGCGATCATCACGGTGACGATCTCCGGCTTCACGGCGCGGCGGCTTTCGAGGCTCCGCCCGACCGTGCCGGTGATCGCCTGCACGACCAACGCGCGCGTCGCCTGTCAGACAAATCTCCTCTACGGCGTGGTGCCGCTGATCATCGGAATGGAGGACAGCGAGGATGCGCTGTTCGCTGCGGCGCTGGCAAGGGCGGATATGACGGGGCTGGTGAAGAAGGGCGACAAGATCGTTCTGACGGCCGGACTGCCGCTTGGCTCTTCCGGCAATACGAATATGATCCGGATCATCGAGGTCTGA
- a CDS encoding ABC transporter substrate-binding protein, with protein MKKRRLTALALTAALIGSMNVSPVMADVIIRNTIDGKTEETTFTDVPQRAVSLSGFATQMMMALGLEDKMVGYGYMDNEIPDKYKDAFSKLTCLADGNPSQEQLLAVEPDFLTGWASTFSEKNFPLSFCDENGIKAYVPQVEYAPASMESVYKDFENLGSIFGVEDRANEIVSDMKNRVQAVQDAVKNEDPVKVFIYDSGEDAPFTASAGLPTDMISLAGGKNVFADTKSNWTSVDWEDVINANPDYIIVMDYIASDPIQDKINFLKSDDALSNITAIKNNNISVIGLTDVTGCYESVDAIEQMAKTFHPDCFADGDSDASSVAENTEGISAAENSAE; from the coding sequence ATGAAAAAAAGAAGACTGACTGCACTGGCCCTGACTGCCGCCCTGATTGGTTCCATGAACGTGAGTCCGGTTATGGCGGACGTCATCATCCGCAACACAATCGATGGAAAGACGGAGGAGACAACCTTCACGGATGTGCCTCAGCGAGCGGTAAGTCTTTCCGGCTTTGCGACTCAGATGATGATGGCGCTTGGCCTTGAAGATAAGATGGTCGGCTACGGTTACATGGATAATGAAATTCCGGACAAATACAAAGATGCATTTTCAAAACTCACCTGCCTGGCAGACGGAAATCCTTCCCAGGAGCAGCTGCTCGCAGTGGAACCGGATTTTCTTACAGGCTGGGCTTCGACTTTTTCCGAGAAGAATTTTCCGCTCAGCTTCTGCGATGAAAACGGCATAAAGGCTTACGTTCCTCAGGTAGAATATGCGCCTGCCTCAATGGAAAGTGTGTATAAGGATTTCGAGAATCTCGGCTCGATCTTCGGAGTAGAAGACCGCGCAAATGAGATTGTCTCGGATATGAAGAACCGGGTCCAGGCTGTCCAGGATGCGGTGAAGAATGAGGATCCGGTAAAGGTCTTCATCTACGATTCCGGTGAGGATGCTCCGTTTACTGCGAGCGCTGGCCTTCCGACGGACATGATCTCACTGGCCGGCGGAAAGAATGTTTTCGCGGATACGAAGAGCAACTGGACATCGGTCGACTGGGAAGACGTGATCAACGCGAATCCGGATTACATCATCGTGATGGACTATATCGCTTCGGATCCGATTCAGGACAAGATCAACTTTCTGAAGTCCGATGATGCGCTGTCCAACATCACAGCCATCAAGAATAACAACATCTCCGTGATTGGACTGACCGATGTGACCGGCTGCTATGAAAGCGTGGATGCGATCGAGCAGATGGCGAAGACGTTCCATCCGGACTGCTTTGCTGACGGCGATTCCGATGCGTCATCCGTTGCAGAAAACACTGAGGGAATATCTGCGGCTGAAAATTCTGCGGAGTAA
- a CDS encoding response regulator transcription factor, whose protein sequence is MKLPIRKNAHEKKTDESGRTDILVVEDDADIRDGIRILLSSEGYHVIEAEDGESALKNFRDGIDLIILDIMMPGVSGVTVCRKIRERSNVPVLFLTAKSREEDKLVGFMAGGDDYLTKPFSYGELLGRVKALLRRYQVYQGKGEAPAASEYIERAGIRVSREFNRVIVDGSVKNLTEIEYQLLLLMIGHPQKVFTAQELYEQIWKEPYFYSCSNTLMVHIRNLRMKIERNPQEPARICTVWGKGYMFNERNQ, encoded by the coding sequence ATGAAGCTTCCGATCAGAAAGAACGCACATGAGAAAAAAACGGATGAAAGCGGGCGCACGGATATCCTTGTCGTCGAGGACGACGCGGATATCCGGGACGGGATCCGGATTCTGCTGAGCAGCGAGGGCTATCATGTGATCGAGGCGGAGGACGGCGAGTCTGCGCTGAAAAATTTCCGCGACGGCATTGACCTGATCATTCTTGACATCATGATGCCCGGCGTATCGGGCGTGACGGTCTGCCGAAAGATTCGCGAGCGTTCCAACGTACCGGTCCTGTTTCTGACGGCGAAGTCGAGGGAGGAGGACAAGCTGGTCGGCTTTATGGCCGGCGGCGACGACTACCTCACGAAGCCGTTCTCTTACGGAGAACTGCTGGGCCGCGTCAAGGCGCTGCTCCGCCGGTATCAGGTCTATCAGGGAAAGGGAGAGGCGCCGGCCGCCAGCGAGTACATCGAGAGGGCGGGCATACGTGTCAGCCGCGAGTTCAACCGCGTGATTGTCGACGGCAGCGTGAAGAATCTGACGGAGATCGAGTACCAGCTCCTGCTTCTTATGATCGGGCATCCACAGAAGGTATTTACCGCGCAGGAGCTCTACGAGCAGATCTGGAAAGAACCGTATTTCTACAGCTGCAGCAATACGCTGATGGTTCATATCCGGAATCTGCGCATGAAGATTGAGCGGAACCCGCAGGAACCGGCCAGGATCTGCACGGTCTGGGGAAAAGGCTACATGTTCAACGAACGAAACCAGTGA
- a CDS encoding FecCD family ABC transporter permease: protein MLKNASRHTMGLVYLILTLALVASVIGAINLGSVDISPENIFRIIVGKIFRQNLRGEFPPNQISIVWKLRFPKVLVAGFTGAGLALAGIMMQALTRNPLADPYILGISSGASTGAVLSLLIGNIPFIGQLPLAEGAFLGALLTSILVFVFGSNGAKINTTRMVLVGMSLSALFSALTNVIIFLTPDSRKVQSAMFWMEGSFAGTDWSDVPLAAIITGTAVVMSLPMAREMDALLVGDDMARNAGVNTVRVKWTLILISTLLTAVLVSMSGVIGFVGLVIPHAARTVVGAAHRRLIPFSLFIGAVFMIWTDVVARTMASPQELPVGVVTSLCGAPVFLVMLRKSRYSFGQ, encoded by the coding sequence ATGCTGAAAAATGCATCAAGACACACGATGGGTCTTGTTTATCTTATTCTCACTCTGGCTCTGGTGGCTTCGGTCATCGGAGCCATCAATCTGGGATCCGTTGACATCAGCCCGGAGAACATTTTCCGCATCATCGTCGGAAAAATATTCAGACAGAATCTGCGCGGTGAATTTCCTCCAAATCAAATCAGCATCGTGTGGAAGCTGCGGTTTCCCAAAGTCCTTGTTGCCGGTTTCACCGGAGCGGGACTGGCGCTTGCCGGTATCATGATGCAGGCACTGACCAGGAACCCTCTCGCCGATCCGTATATTCTCGGTATTTCATCCGGCGCTTCTACCGGAGCAGTGCTGTCACTTCTGATCGGAAATATTCCTTTTATCGGACAGCTCCCGCTGGCAGAAGGCGCTTTTTTGGGCGCGCTTCTGACATCGATCCTGGTCTTTGTCTTCGGCAGTAACGGAGCAAAAATCAACACGACCAGAATGGTTCTGGTCGGCATGTCCCTGTCGGCTCTTTTCTCCGCGCTCACAAATGTGATCATCTTCCTTACGCCTGACTCCAGAAAAGTCCAGAGCGCGATGTTCTGGATGGAAGGATCGTTTGCCGGAACGGACTGGTCAGATGTCCCGCTGGCGGCAATCATAACGGGGACAGCCGTCGTCATGAGCCTTCCGATGGCCCGGGAAATGGACGCGCTCCTGGTCGGAGATGATATGGCAAGAAATGCAGGTGTCAATACGGTGAGAGTCAAGTGGACTCTGATTCTCATCAGCACGCTGCTTACGGCCGTGCTTGTCTCTATGAGCGGTGTAATCGGATTTGTCGGTCTGGTGATTCCGCATGCGGCGAGGACCGTGGTCGGAGCCGCGCACAGGAGACTGATTCCGTTTTCTCTTTTTATCGGCGCTGTTTTTATGATCTGGACCGATGTAGTCGCGAGGACGATGGCTTCCCCGCAGGAACTGCCGGTTGGAGTCGTCACATCGCTCTGCGGCGCGCCGGTCTTTCTTGTCATGCTGCGGAAAAGCCGTTATTCATTCGGGCAATGA
- a CDS encoding YitT family protein yields the protein MAGMLTHERRRDFIWIIAGSGLTALATNLFFTPAHLVPGGFTGLAIIIKHLTAGLLPGGVPTWFSNAALNVPLILLSIRSRGWRFLRRTFAASIAFSVWLFLIPEYPLAGSDLFLNAAVGGALMGIGLGFVFLGKATTGGTDTLAALIQRHIPHRSVASVMQVLDAVIILLSVWIFGMTISLYAVIAVVLTSYIADDLIGGFRNAYVAYIISEKSGTIASEIMEELDRGVTELPGVGLYTGQSRPVLFCAVSKKQTVILRELVADIDPKAFLILTDAKEIRGEGFLGYSREELT from the coding sequence ATGGCTGGCATGCTGACTCACGAAAGACGGCGCGACTTTATCTGGATCATCGCCGGATCGGGGCTGACCGCTCTGGCGACCAACCTGTTCTTTACCCCGGCGCACCTGGTGCCCGGCGGCTTCACAGGGCTGGCGATCATCATCAAGCATCTGACCGCCGGCCTGCTTCCGGGCGGCGTGCCGACCTGGTTTTCCAATGCCGCGCTCAACGTGCCGCTGATTCTTCTCTCCATCCGCAGCCGCGGCTGGCGGTTCTTAAGAAGAACCTTCGCGGCGTCGATTGCATTTTCCGTCTGGCTCTTTCTGATTCCGGAGTACCCGCTGGCCGGCAGCGACCTCTTTCTGAACGCGGCTGTCGGGGGCGCTCTGATGGGAATCGGACTCGGCTTCGTCTTTCTCGGCAAGGCGACCACAGGCGGCACGGACACGCTGGCCGCTCTGATTCAGCGCCATATCCCTCACCGCAGCGTCGCCAGTGTGATGCAGGTGCTCGACGCGGTGATCATCCTGCTCTCCGTCTGGATCTTCGGCATGACAATTTCCCTCTACGCGGTGATCGCCGTCGTCCTCACGAGCTATATCGCGGACGACCTCATCGGCGGGTTCCGCAACGCCTATGTCGCCTACATCATCTCGGAAAAGAGCGGAACCATCGCCAGTGAAATCATGGAGGAACTTGACCGCGGCGTCACGGAGCTGCCCGGCGTCGGCCTCTATACGGGCCAGAGCCGGCCGGTACTGTTCTGCGCCGTCTCAAAGAAGCAGACCGTCATCCTCCGTGAGCTTGTCGCGGACATCGATCCGAAGGCTTTCCTGATTCTGACTGACGCGAAGGAAATCCGCGGAGAGGGCTTTCTCGGCTACAGCCGTGAGGAACTGACGTAA
- a CDS encoding D-isomer specific 2-hydroxyacid dehydrogenase family protein, which produces MKLFFYTLRDFDELACAKAFSKEFGIDFDYTSAYPDAENYKLAAGADGVCMTPCDMGGAMLERFASVGVRWILCRSIGYDHVDLGKAKALGLRVSNVSYPPSGVANYAIMLMLMLQRRIMSILRRADLQDYSLRGKIGDDISFSTVGVIGTGRIGRTVIEHLAGFGCRILCYDPYENAAVREHASYVSLEELYAQSDIITLHTNATEENYHLLNDDAFTRMKDGVLIVNTARGKLIDTEALIRALESGRAGGAALDVLEKEDGLYYYNRIGDVIANRDMALLRSFPNVLMCPHTAFYTKQAVSHMVRSCFEAADAFGKGAATEHEIRI; this is translated from the coding sequence ATGAAGCTGTTTTTCTACACTCTTCGTGACTTTGACGAGCTCGCCTGCGCGAAGGCGTTCAGCAAAGAATTCGGCATCGATTTTGACTACACGTCCGCCTATCCGGACGCGGAGAATTATAAGCTTGCCGCCGGCGCGGACGGCGTCTGCATGACGCCCTGCGACATGGGAGGCGCGATGCTCGAGCGCTTTGCGTCGGTCGGCGTCCGCTGGATCCTCTGCCGCTCCATCGGCTACGACCATGTGGATCTCGGCAAGGCGAAGGCGCTTGGCCTGCGCGTCTCCAACGTCAGCTATCCGCCCTCCGGCGTGGCCAACTACGCCATCATGCTGATGCTGATGCTGCAGCGCCGGATCATGAGCATCCTCCGCCGCGCCGATCTTCAGGATTACTCCCTTCGCGGCAAGATCGGCGATGACATCAGCTTCTCGACGGTAGGCGTCATCGGAACCGGCCGGATCGGCCGGACCGTCATCGAGCACCTTGCCGGCTTCGGCTGCCGCATTCTCTGCTATGACCCTTATGAAAATGCAGCCGTCCGCGAGCACGCCTCCTATGTTTCCCTTGAGGAGCTCTACGCGCAGTCCGACATCATCACGCTGCACACCAACGCGACGGAAGAGAATTATCATCTTCTGAACGATGATGCCTTCACCCGGATGAAGGACGGCGTCCTGATCGTCAATACTGCCCGCGGCAAGCTGATCGACACGGAAGCCCTCATCCGGGCTCTGGAGAGCGGCCGGGCCGGCGGCGCCGCGCTGGACGTGCTGGAGAAGGAGGACGGTCTCTACTACTACAACCGCATCGGCGACGTCATCGCCAACCGTGATATGGCGCTGCTCCGTTCCTTCCCTAACGTGCTGATGTGCCCCCACACGGCCTTCTACACAAAGCAGGCGGTCAGCCATATGGTCCGCAGCTGCTTCGAAGCGGCCGACGCCTTCGGGAAGGGCGCGGCGACGGAGCACGAGATCCGGATTTGA
- a CDS encoding glycoside hydrolase family 27 protein, whose amino-acid sequence MVVKTPPMGWNSWNTFGDRIDEQMIMEMADAMVSTGLKEAGYEYLVIDDCWSEKKRDRNGRLVADHVKFPHGMKYVADYVHGKGLKFGMYSCAGNLTCAGYPGSYEHEFTDAETFASWDVDFLKYDYCYHSPIVPGKYLYRRMGLALENTGRDILFSACSWGSDETAEWIKSTGASMWRSTPDIFDNWNSIRNLTERQSSLHPYNAPGCFNDMDMLVVGMHGNGNVGIGGCDDVQYRTHFSIWAMMGSPLMIGSDIRKMDEETRRTLMNREVLAIDQDPALRQPYRLEMQEAPGTEDLLVYARHLDGGDIAVGFFNMGGEKRQTGLNMDQLGLPVSTGRTAAFHELWTGGTVRPENGTLRLELEPYGCALYRAKLEALPY is encoded by the coding sequence ATGGTTGTAAAGACACCACCCATGGGATGGAATTCATGGAATACATTCGGCGACCGGATCGACGAGCAGATGATCATGGAGATGGCCGACGCGATGGTCAGCACCGGCCTTAAGGAGGCCGGGTATGAGTATCTGGTGATCGACGACTGCTGGTCGGAGAAGAAGCGCGACCGGAACGGGCGGCTGGTGGCGGACCATGTCAAATTCCCGCACGGCATGAAGTATGTGGCGGATTACGTCCACGGGAAGGGACTGAAGTTCGGCATGTACTCCTGCGCCGGCAATCTGACATGCGCGGGCTATCCGGGAAGCTATGAGCATGAGTTCACGGACGCGGAGACCTTCGCCTCCTGGGACGTCGATTTCCTGAAGTACGACTACTGCTACCACAGCCCGATCGTGCCGGGAAAGTATCTCTACCGTCGGATGGGCCTTGCGCTTGAGAATACAGGCCGCGACATCCTTTTCTCCGCCTGCTCCTGGGGAAGCGACGAGACCGCGGAGTGGATCAAGTCGACCGGCGCCTCGATGTGGCGGTCAACGCCGGACATCTTCGACAACTGGAACAGCATCCGGAATCTGACGGAACGCCAGTCCTCCCTTCATCCGTACAACGCGCCCGGATGCTTCAATGATATGGACATGCTGGTGGTGGGAATGCACGGAAACGGCAATGTCGGGATCGGCGGCTGCGACGACGTCCAGTACCGGACCCATTTCTCCATCTGGGCGATGATGGGTTCGCCGCTGATGATCGGCAGCGATATCCGGAAGATGGACGAGGAGACGCGCCGGACGCTCATGAACCGGGAGGTGCTGGCAATTGACCAGGATCCGGCACTGCGCCAGCCCTACCGGCTGGAGATGCAGGAGGCGCCGGGAACGGAGGATCTGCTGGTTTACGCACGCCATCTGGACGGCGGCGATATCGCGGTCGGGTTCTTCAATATGGGCGGAGAGAAGCGGCAGACCGGCCTCAATATGGATCAGCTGGGGCTCCCGGTTTCCACCGGCCGCACGGCAGCGTTTCATGAACTCTGGACCGGCGGGACGGTCCGGCCGGAGAACGGCACGCTGCGGCTGGAACTCGAGCCTTACGGATGCGCACTGTACCGGGCGAAGCTGGAGGCGCTTCCGTACTGA